The following proteins are co-located in the Microbacterium sp. Clip185 genome:
- a CDS encoding LCP family protein gives MRKRRLRGAPVAQHGRLRSPHPLLQALSLVGVAALVGIASAAGVVGFHVWDAAATIGGNSVEIGNEGDPALPPGLGEIEGGVNLLLVGTDACEGQDVALFPRCGMDDDGGERNDVTMLVHISDEPRRVTVVSFPRDTYVPIAECQNADGDTVGGGTEKINASYMYGGLPCTVRTVEELTGEDIQFAAAIRWTGVINLSDAVGGVDVCVQGDISDRHTGLVLTAGTHTLQGVQALQFLRIRHGIGDGSDLGRISNQQQFMSSLVRKMQSDAVLGDAGKLLNFANVAMTQVREKQLVLDKQLANPTRMAQIAMALKDVPFEDIVFVQYPAAYSGDGLVPISGAADALFAALRENRPLQLTGEASGGFGVEVTGEVPDTAAPDPAATAPAPAATEGGEALPPNAAVELPSSISGQNASQVTCTVPQS, from the coding sequence ATGCGGAAGCGGCGCCTTCGCGGCGCGCCCGTGGCCCAGCACGGACGGTTGCGGTCCCCGCATCCGCTGCTGCAGGCGTTGTCTCTCGTCGGCGTCGCCGCCCTGGTCGGCATCGCCTCGGCTGCGGGGGTCGTGGGTTTCCACGTTTGGGATGCGGCCGCGACCATCGGTGGCAACTCGGTCGAGATCGGGAACGAGGGGGACCCCGCGCTGCCGCCGGGGCTCGGCGAGATCGAGGGCGGCGTGAACCTGCTTCTCGTGGGCACGGATGCGTGCGAAGGACAGGATGTCGCCCTGTTCCCGCGGTGCGGCATGGACGACGACGGCGGTGAGCGCAACGACGTCACGATGCTCGTGCACATCAGCGACGAGCCTCGCCGCGTGACGGTCGTCTCCTTCCCGCGTGACACCTACGTGCCGATCGCCGAATGCCAGAACGCCGACGGCGACACGGTGGGCGGCGGCACCGAGAAGATCAACGCGTCGTACATGTACGGCGGGCTGCCGTGCACGGTGCGCACGGTCGAGGAGCTCACCGGCGAAGACATCCAGTTCGCCGCCGCCATCCGCTGGACCGGCGTCATCAACCTCTCGGATGCGGTCGGCGGCGTCGACGTCTGCGTGCAGGGCGACATCTCCGACCGGCACACGGGTCTCGTGCTGACAGCCGGGACGCACACGCTGCAGGGCGTGCAGGCGCTGCAGTTCCTGCGCATCCGTCACGGCATCGGAGACGGTTCGGACCTCGGTCGTATCTCGAACCAGCAGCAGTTCATGTCGTCGCTGGTGCGAAAGATGCAGAGCGATGCCGTGCTCGGTGACGCCGGCAAGCTCTTGAACTTCGCGAACGTCGCGATGACGCAGGTGCGCGAGAAGCAGCTCGTGCTCGACAAGCAGCTCGCGAACCCGACCCGCATGGCGCAGATCGCGATGGCGCTGAAGGACGTGCCGTTCGAGGACATCGTCTTCGTGCAGTACCCGGCGGCCTACTCCGGAGACGGGCTCGTTCCGATCTCCGGCGCCGCGGATGCGCTGTTCGCGGCCCTCCGCGAGAACCGTCCGCTGCAGCTCACGGGCGAAGCCAGTGGTGGGTTCGGTGTGGAGGTGACGGGCGAGGTTCCCGACACGGCAGCTCCCGACCCGGCCGCAACTGCTCCCGCGCCCGCGGCGACGGAGGGCGGCGAGGCGCTACCGCCGAACGCTGCCGTCGAACTGCCGTCGTCGATCTCGGGACAGAACGCCAGCCAGGTGACCTGCACGGTCCCGCAGAGCTAG
- a CDS encoding YoaK family protein — MDPKHLVSSAALALLAGFVDGFAFVMLGGFFVSFMSGNTTQASAELTGGAWGGAGYAGLLVAAFVAGGVTGTAVSIRAKARGVMTLVALTLLGAATLAGVGAVLAAGPVLAAAMGATNAVHSRNGAAPFGITYMTGQLMKLAENIVAAFRGGDRRAWMRHLALWLAIAIGAIAGAAAARLVGPVALWLPALAAAATAAVLILRRSARPATSPEG, encoded by the coding sequence GTGGACCCGAAACACCTCGTCAGTTCGGCGGCGCTCGCGCTGCTCGCCGGTTTCGTCGACGGCTTCGCGTTCGTGATGCTCGGAGGCTTCTTCGTGTCGTTCATGAGCGGCAACACCACGCAGGCCTCCGCGGAGCTGACGGGCGGCGCGTGGGGCGGCGCGGGATACGCGGGTCTGCTCGTCGCGGCCTTCGTCGCCGGCGGCGTGACGGGCACGGCCGTGTCGATCCGCGCCAAAGCGCGCGGGGTGATGACCCTCGTGGCGCTCACACTCCTCGGGGCCGCGACTCTGGCAGGGGTAGGCGCGGTGCTCGCGGCCGGACCGGTGCTGGCGGCCGCGATGGGCGCCACCAACGCGGTGCACTCCCGCAATGGCGCCGCGCCCTTCGGCATCACCTACATGACGGGGCAGCTCATGAAGCTCGCCGAGAACATCGTCGCCGCCTTCCGCGGCGGCGACCGGCGCGCGTGGATGCGGCACCTCGCGCTGTGGCTCGCGATCGCGATCGGAGCGATCGCAGGCGCGGCGGCGGCGCGCCTGGTCGGCCCCGTAGCGCTCTGGCTTCCCGCCCTCGCCGCAGCGGCGACGGCGGCCGTGCTCATTCTCCGCCGGAGCGCACGGCCAGCGACGTCGCCAGAAGGGTGA